From Dermatophagoides farinae isolate YC_2012a chromosome 10, ASM2471394v1, whole genome shotgun sequence, a single genomic window includes:
- the LOC124489862 gene encoding uncharacterized protein LOC124489862 isoform X2 — protein sequence MMIIKSIAIIVATNIDETSTKMKKYHHQHRKSLSNKSNATNISFIILVSIYFFMINLVVIGSGHNIETVVDHNFHHNDNDGSFDHSNHHHHHNSPVVAESINNRPRLRNGTIFHFGGDGDGHHYHPLSYTSSSNVINNNNNNRFKARPITGSVIHVSDRINVKDDDDDDGDNGNTRFKEVERSGMVADTSTDIGHHHNSNNQRHQFHHPLHNQVDHIDRDSIHKYRPQTVHHYEIRQNGGAEISHYNRSAHDGDRLITSAHQGGRTDLESYHRAAVSPDVSSVLVVNSNDNGYHGSTGDHHYRGVIVDVTDTHLEGNNRFQTGYHSGHHHNGLQNKTQINAINNRTAVIHHSGAPYTFDSGHQNRIHQTSGLGMNRTIVHPGNIGTNVYSSGHIQDNIGVDTINRTIGHHYGHQQQASPINRTAINSGSNIYSSNLIDNVVNNQTQYGSGVQNNHHNHNRINNNNVNNRIQIQPSSLVTSNEYDTRNRVNNNVNNNNNNNRQATNLLLQQQPGTAVVSSLNSLDNVDVEAINKARIYAEQANEEQAKKHAQNVVRLAATDQLESEIITNRTRAYLSCESGEMIVKINFTEPFRGVGYADYDRSSPCKFYGDGGRYYEMRLPLKGCGTKQEAPRIFINNIILRFHRALELEEDEIKTIVCRYPPPLAPPPPLIAAPILEQPPPAVPFIPAKLSEVELLLIVSALLFLTLLLLGIGIGYYCLKKRKVKVVRKFIPPTELPYFPPPSISSEEHSIISEGSIIHRDDYQFQNLGFIPEAKLSYMDDIFYHDQDMIENDVVQTQQNVLVPPVPLFSTRKFDDRFVTHASETDVDTDYEIDRLIVPKKPIITKLITDRYFVTPKTTTEIIDEVTTQRVIVPPKKPITTKYIDETLVTPQVDLEIDEITTNQRVFGPKKPLTTQKVDDTFVHSEQETDVIDDVSKYRIHGPTKMPQITTTGQDDYFRTDLYEIDEVIDDLDETIINAMQPPITQTTEHDDYITHSRDVEEFVDDTTHRLVSGKKPKIMVKNIDDFYVTNITETETNEHVTKIGRSMPNLTMEIDYEEEILEEKDTRLIDETKHITGFDVRMRSIPRKPMQQPPPPTTTTTTTTQSISETTITTKIDEIIRVLDNPPRDKIPNLDDYFMLPTRNRFRQIIFTDEVFRTLIIESTTIEEYVERIQNHPTYGPMFEPPTWEVIFRLLSLPEVNQRRPLPRPTRYSDTYRSGFSAQEVRSVTEEDVTFTRSRLSAAHYVPLPDYPMDDNDDHPSQQRSGNWAKQLPDPRHYECHSPDFTPIKPAFTTTRPYGSGRRSKPFNGTISPTSSVFGTRRLENPYTSTNTTNASSKRLYEYDFRPYSPDLDALSLEPSQSYLSYSGSIRKRNQFQQAIEEREEIKSTTETNVYDWKRYE from the exons atgatgatcatcaaatccaTTGCCATAATTGTAGCCaccaatattgatgaaacatctacgaagatgaaaaaatatcatcatcagcatcgaaaatcattatcgaaCAAGTCAAATGCCACCAacatttctttcatcattctGGTCtccatatatttttttatg ATCAATCTAGTCGTTATTGGTAGTGGCCATAATATTGAaactgttgttgatcataattttcatcataatgataatgatggcagTTTTGATCatagtaatcatcatcatcatcataatagcCCTGTAGTGGCTGAATCCATCAATAATAGGCCTCGTCTTCGAAATGGTactatatttcattttggtggtgatggtgatggtcatcattatcatccttTGTcatacacatcatcatcaaatgtgatcaataataataataataatcgtttcAAAGCCAGACCAATAACTGGTTCAGTCATACATGTAAGCGATCGTATCAATgttaaagatgatgatgatgatgatggtgataatggcAATACAAGATTCAAAGAAGTTGAAAGATCAGGAATGGTTGCTGATACTAGCACTGacattggccatcatcataattctaATAATCAGCgacatcaatttcatcatccacTTCATAATCAAGTTGATCATATTGATCGAGATTCTATTCACAAATATCGACCACAAactgttcatcattatgaaatcAGACAAAACGGTGGCGCTGAAATCAGCCACTATAATCGATCTGCACATGATGGTGATCGTTTAATTACTTCAGCACATCAAGGAGGTCGTACAGATCTGGAAAGTTATCATAGAGCTGCTGTTAGTCCTGATGTTAGTTCAGTACTTGTTGTCAAcagtaatgataatggttacCATGGTTCAActggtgatcatcattatcgaggCGTTATTGTCGATGTAACTGATACTCATTTGGAAGGTAATAATAGATTCCAAACTGGATATCAttctggtcatcatcataatggtcTGCAAAATAAAACGCAAATTAATGCCATCAACAACCGAACAGCagtcattcatcattcaggAGCACCATATACATTTGATTCGGGCCATCAAAATAGAATTCATCAAACATCTGGGTTAGGAATGAATCGTACAATTGTTCATCCAGGAAACATTGGCACAAATGTTTATTCAAGTGGCCATATTCAAGATAATATCGGTGTTGACACCATAAACCGGACcattggtcatcattatggaCACCAGCAACAAGCTAGCCCAATTAATCGTACTGCCATAAATTCTGGttcaaatatttattcatccaaCTTGATAGACAATGTAGtaaacaatcaaacacaaTATGGATCTGGTgttcaaaacaatcatcataatcataatcgaatcaataataataatgtaaacaatagaatacaaatacaaccatcatcattggtaacGTCCAATGAATATGATACACGTAATcgtgtaaataataatgtaaataataacaacaacaacaatagacaAGCtacaaatttattattacaacaacaacccgGAACAGCTgttgtatcatcattaaattcattggaTAATGTTGACGTTGAAGCAATTAATAAAGCTCGTATTTATGCTGAACAAGCGAATGAAGAACAGGCAAAAAAACATGCACAAAATGTTGTACGATTAGCAGCAACTGATCAATTGGAATCGGAAATTATTACTAATCGAACAAGAG CATATCTTTCATGTGAAAGTGGTGAAATGATtgttaaaattaatttcactGAACCATTTCGTGGTGTTGGCTACGCTGATTATGATCGTTCAAGTCCATGTAAATTTTATGGCGATGGTGGTCGTTATTATGAAATGCGTTTACCATTGAAAGGCTGTGGTACTAAACAg gAAGCAccaagaattttcatcaataacattATACTTAGATTTCATCGTGCATTAGAATTGGAAGAAGATGAAATCAAAACGATTGTATGTCGATATCCACCACCGTTggcaccaccaccgccattGATTGCTGCAccaat ATTGGAACAACCACCGCCAGCAGTACCATTTATACCGGCAAAATTATCCGAAgtggaattattattgattgtatcggcattattatttttaacaTTATTACTACTAGGAATCGGTATCGGTTATTATTGTCTGAAGAAACGAAAAGTTAAAGTTGTTCGTAAATTTATTCCACCCACTGAATTACCGTATTTcccaccaccatcaatatcatcgGAAGAACATTCAATAATATCTGAAGGTTCAATCATACATcgtgatgattatcaatttcaaaatttaggTTTCATTCCTGAAGCAAAACTTTCATATATGGATGATATATTCTATCATGATCAagatatgattgaaaatgatgttgtACAAACACAGCAAAATGTTTTGGTACCACCAGTACCGCTGTTTAGTACACgtaaatttgatgatcgtTTTGTTACACATGCATCAGAAACAGATGTGGACACTGATTATGAAATTGATCGTTTAATTGTTCCAAAGAAACCAATAATTACCAAATTGATTACAGACAGATATTTTGTTACACCAAAAACTACTACGGAAATTATCGACGAAGTAACCACTCAACGTGTGATTGTGCCaccaaaaaaaccaattacAACCAAATATATCGATGAAACATTGGTTACACCACAAGTTGATTtagaaattgatgaaataacCACCAATCAACGAGTTTTTGGTCCAAAAAAACCATTAACAACGCAAAAAGTTGATGATACTTTTGTACATTCTGAACAAGAAACCGATGTCATTGACGACGTCAGTAAATATCGTATTCATGGTCCAACAAAAATGCCACAAATTACAACCACAGGAcaagatgattattttcGAACAGATTtatatgaaattgatgaagttattgatgatttggatgAAACAATCATTAATGCTATGCAACCACCAATAACACAAACAActgaacatgatgattatataacACATTCAAGAGATGTAGAAGAATTCGTGGATGATACTACTCATCGTTTGGTGAGCGGTAAAAAGCCGAAAATTATGgttaaaaatattgatgatttttatgtgACAAACATTACTGAAACTGAAACGAATGAACATGTAACAAAAATTGGCCGATCAATGCCTAATTTAACAATGGAAATTGAttatgaagaagaaattttAGAAGAAAAAGACACAAGATTAatagatgaaacaaaacatataACCGGATTTGATGTTCGAATGCGTTCGATACCAAGAAAACCTAtgcaacaaccaccaccaccaacaacaacgacgacgacaacgacgcaATCGATATCGGAAACAACAATTACTacgaaaattgatgaaataatacGAGTATTAGATAATCCACCACGTGATAAAATACCCAATTTAGATGATTATTTCATGTTACCAACTAGAAATCGTTTTCGACAAATCATTTTTACTGATGAAGTATTTCGtacattgatcattgaatcgACAACCATTGAAGAATATGTTGAACGAATACAAAATCATCCAACATATGGTCCAATGTTTGAACCGCCTACTTGGGAAGTAATATTTCGACTTTTATCATTACCAGAAGTGAATCAAAGAAGGCCATTGCCACGGCCAACTAGATATTCGGATACGTATAG ATCCGGATTTTCCGCTCAAGAAGTACGGTCTGTTACCGAAGAAGATGTTACATTCACTCGTAGTCGTTTAAGTGCAGCTCATTATGTTCCATTACCAGATTATCCTAtggacgataatgatgatcatccatCGCAACAACGTTCTGGCAATTGGGCCAAACAATTACCTGATCCAAGACATTATGAATGTCATTCACCAGATTTTACACCAATAAAACCAGCATTTACAACAACACGTCCATATGGTAGTGGTAGACGATCCAAACCATTTAATGGAACAATATCACCTACATCATCAGTATTCGGAACAAGACGATTAGAAAATCCATACACTAGTACAAATACAACAAATGCATCATCAAAACGattatatgaatatgatttTCGACCATATTCACCGGATTTAGATGCATTAAGTTTGGAACCATCACAATCATATTTATCATATAGTGGATCAATACGAAAacgaaatcaatttcaacagGCCATTGAAGAACGTGAAgaaattaaatcaacaacCGAAACAAATGTTTATGATTGGAAACGTTATGaatga
- the LOC124489862 gene encoding uncharacterized protein LOC124489862 isoform X1, whose translation MMIIKSIAIIVATNIDETSTKMKKYHHQHRKSLSNKSNATNISFIILVSIYFFMINLVVIGSGHNIETVVDHNFHHNDNDGSFDHSNHHHHHNSPVVAESINNRPRLRNGTIFHFGGDGDGHHYHPLSYTSSSNVINNNNNNRFKARPITGSVIHVSDRINVKDDDDDDGDNGNTRFKEVERSGMVADTSTDIGHHHNSNNQRHQFHHPLHNQVDHIDRDSIHKYRPQTVHHYEIRQNGGAEISHYNRSAHDGDRLITSAHQGGRTDLESYHRAAVSPDVSSVLVVNSNDNGYHGSTGDHHYRGVIVDVTDTHLEGNNRFQTGYHSGHHHNGLQNKTQINAINNRTAVIHHSGAPYTFDSGHQNRIHQTSGLGMNRTIVHPGNIGTNVYSSGHIQDNIGVDTINRTIGHHYGHQQQASPINRTAINSGSNIYSSNLIDNVVNNQTQYGSGVQNNHHNHNRINNNNVNNRIQIQPSSLVTSNEYDTRNRVNNNVNNNNNNNRQATNLLLQQQPGTAVVSSLNSLDNVDVEAINKARIYAEQANEEQAKKHAQNVVRLAATDQLESEIITNRTRAYLSCESGEMIVKINFTEPFRGVGYADYDRSSPCKFYGDGGRYYEMRLPLKGCGTKQEAPRIFINNIILRFHRALELEEDEIKTIVCRYPPPLAPPPPLIAAPMYVLEQPPPAVPFIPAKLSEVELLLIVSALLFLTLLLLGIGIGYYCLKKRKVKVVRKFIPPTELPYFPPPSISSEEHSIISEGSIIHRDDYQFQNLGFIPEAKLSYMDDIFYHDQDMIENDVVQTQQNVLVPPVPLFSTRKFDDRFVTHASETDVDTDYEIDRLIVPKKPIITKLITDRYFVTPKTTTEIIDEVTTQRVIVPPKKPITTKYIDETLVTPQVDLEIDEITTNQRVFGPKKPLTTQKVDDTFVHSEQETDVIDDVSKYRIHGPTKMPQITTTGQDDYFRTDLYEIDEVIDDLDETIINAMQPPITQTTEHDDYITHSRDVEEFVDDTTHRLVSGKKPKIMVKNIDDFYVTNITETETNEHVTKIGRSMPNLTMEIDYEEEILEEKDTRLIDETKHITGFDVRMRSIPRKPMQQPPPPTTTTTTTTQSISETTITTKIDEIIRVLDNPPRDKIPNLDDYFMLPTRNRFRQIIFTDEVFRTLIIESTTIEEYVERIQNHPTYGPMFEPPTWEVIFRLLSLPEVNQRRPLPRPTRYSDTYRSGFSAQEVRSVTEEDVTFTRSRLSAAHYVPLPDYPMDDNDDHPSQQRSGNWAKQLPDPRHYECHSPDFTPIKPAFTTTRPYGSGRRSKPFNGTISPTSSVFGTRRLENPYTSTNTTNASSKRLYEYDFRPYSPDLDALSLEPSQSYLSYSGSIRKRNQFQQAIEEREEIKSTTETNVYDWKRYE comes from the exons atgatgatcatcaaatccaTTGCCATAATTGTAGCCaccaatattgatgaaacatctacgaagatgaaaaaatatcatcatcagcatcgaaaatcattatcgaaCAAGTCAAATGCCACCAacatttctttcatcattctGGTCtccatatatttttttatg ATCAATCTAGTCGTTATTGGTAGTGGCCATAATATTGAaactgttgttgatcataattttcatcataatgataatgatggcagTTTTGATCatagtaatcatcatcatcatcataatagcCCTGTAGTGGCTGAATCCATCAATAATAGGCCTCGTCTTCGAAATGGTactatatttcattttggtggtgatggtgatggtcatcattatcatccttTGTcatacacatcatcatcaaatgtgatcaataataataataataatcgtttcAAAGCCAGACCAATAACTGGTTCAGTCATACATGTAAGCGATCGTATCAATgttaaagatgatgatgatgatgatggtgataatggcAATACAAGATTCAAAGAAGTTGAAAGATCAGGAATGGTTGCTGATACTAGCACTGacattggccatcatcataattctaATAATCAGCgacatcaatttcatcatccacTTCATAATCAAGTTGATCATATTGATCGAGATTCTATTCACAAATATCGACCACAAactgttcatcattatgaaatcAGACAAAACGGTGGCGCTGAAATCAGCCACTATAATCGATCTGCACATGATGGTGATCGTTTAATTACTTCAGCACATCAAGGAGGTCGTACAGATCTGGAAAGTTATCATAGAGCTGCTGTTAGTCCTGATGTTAGTTCAGTACTTGTTGTCAAcagtaatgataatggttacCATGGTTCAActggtgatcatcattatcgaggCGTTATTGTCGATGTAACTGATACTCATTTGGAAGGTAATAATAGATTCCAAACTGGATATCAttctggtcatcatcataatggtcTGCAAAATAAAACGCAAATTAATGCCATCAACAACCGAACAGCagtcattcatcattcaggAGCACCATATACATTTGATTCGGGCCATCAAAATAGAATTCATCAAACATCTGGGTTAGGAATGAATCGTACAATTGTTCATCCAGGAAACATTGGCACAAATGTTTATTCAAGTGGCCATATTCAAGATAATATCGGTGTTGACACCATAAACCGGACcattggtcatcattatggaCACCAGCAACAAGCTAGCCCAATTAATCGTACTGCCATAAATTCTGGttcaaatatttattcatccaaCTTGATAGACAATGTAGtaaacaatcaaacacaaTATGGATCTGGTgttcaaaacaatcatcataatcataatcgaatcaataataataatgtaaacaatagaatacaaatacaaccatcatcattggtaacGTCCAATGAATATGATACACGTAATcgtgtaaataataatgtaaataataacaacaacaacaatagacaAGCtacaaatttattattacaacaacaacccgGAACAGCTgttgtatcatcattaaattcattggaTAATGTTGACGTTGAAGCAATTAATAAAGCTCGTATTTATGCTGAACAAGCGAATGAAGAACAGGCAAAAAAACATGCACAAAATGTTGTACGATTAGCAGCAACTGATCAATTGGAATCGGAAATTATTACTAATCGAACAAGAG CATATCTTTCATGTGAAAGTGGTGAAATGATtgttaaaattaatttcactGAACCATTTCGTGGTGTTGGCTACGCTGATTATGATCGTTCAAGTCCATGTAAATTTTATGGCGATGGTGGTCGTTATTATGAAATGCGTTTACCATTGAAAGGCTGTGGTACTAAACAg gAAGCAccaagaattttcatcaataacattATACTTAGATTTCATCGTGCATTAGAATTGGAAGAAGATGAAATCAAAACGATTGTATGTCGATATCCACCACCGTTggcaccaccaccgccattGATTGCTGCAccaatgtatgt ATTGGAACAACCACCGCCAGCAGTACCATTTATACCGGCAAAATTATCCGAAgtggaattattattgattgtatcggcattattatttttaacaTTATTACTACTAGGAATCGGTATCGGTTATTATTGTCTGAAGAAACGAAAAGTTAAAGTTGTTCGTAAATTTATTCCACCCACTGAATTACCGTATTTcccaccaccatcaatatcatcgGAAGAACATTCAATAATATCTGAAGGTTCAATCATACATcgtgatgattatcaatttcaaaatttaggTTTCATTCCTGAAGCAAAACTTTCATATATGGATGATATATTCTATCATGATCAagatatgattgaaaatgatgttgtACAAACACAGCAAAATGTTTTGGTACCACCAGTACCGCTGTTTAGTACACgtaaatttgatgatcgtTTTGTTACACATGCATCAGAAACAGATGTGGACACTGATTATGAAATTGATCGTTTAATTGTTCCAAAGAAACCAATAATTACCAAATTGATTACAGACAGATATTTTGTTACACCAAAAACTACTACGGAAATTATCGACGAAGTAACCACTCAACGTGTGATTGTGCCaccaaaaaaaccaattacAACCAAATATATCGATGAAACATTGGTTACACCACAAGTTGATTtagaaattgatgaaataacCACCAATCAACGAGTTTTTGGTCCAAAAAAACCATTAACAACGCAAAAAGTTGATGATACTTTTGTACATTCTGAACAAGAAACCGATGTCATTGACGACGTCAGTAAATATCGTATTCATGGTCCAACAAAAATGCCACAAATTACAACCACAGGAcaagatgattattttcGAACAGATTtatatgaaattgatgaagttattgatgatttggatgAAACAATCATTAATGCTATGCAACCACCAATAACACAAACAActgaacatgatgattatataacACATTCAAGAGATGTAGAAGAATTCGTGGATGATACTACTCATCGTTTGGTGAGCGGTAAAAAGCCGAAAATTATGgttaaaaatattgatgatttttatgtgACAAACATTACTGAAACTGAAACGAATGAACATGTAACAAAAATTGGCCGATCAATGCCTAATTTAACAATGGAAATTGAttatgaagaagaaattttAGAAGAAAAAGACACAAGATTAatagatgaaacaaaacatataACCGGATTTGATGTTCGAATGCGTTCGATACCAAGAAAACCTAtgcaacaaccaccaccaccaacaacaacgacgacgacaacgacgcaATCGATATCGGAAACAACAATTACTacgaaaattgatgaaataatacGAGTATTAGATAATCCACCACGTGATAAAATACCCAATTTAGATGATTATTTCATGTTACCAACTAGAAATCGTTTTCGACAAATCATTTTTACTGATGAAGTATTTCGtacattgatcattgaatcgACAACCATTGAAGAATATGTTGAACGAATACAAAATCATCCAACATATGGTCCAATGTTTGAACCGCCTACTTGGGAAGTAATATTTCGACTTTTATCATTACCAGAAGTGAATCAAAGAAGGCCATTGCCACGGCCAACTAGATATTCGGATACGTATAG ATCCGGATTTTCCGCTCAAGAAGTACGGTCTGTTACCGAAGAAGATGTTACATTCACTCGTAGTCGTTTAAGTGCAGCTCATTATGTTCCATTACCAGATTATCCTAtggacgataatgatgatcatccatCGCAACAACGTTCTGGCAATTGGGCCAAACAATTACCTGATCCAAGACATTATGAATGTCATTCACCAGATTTTACACCAATAAAACCAGCATTTACAACAACACGTCCATATGGTAGTGGTAGACGATCCAAACCATTTAATGGAACAATATCACCTACATCATCAGTATTCGGAACAAGACGATTAGAAAATCCATACACTAGTACAAATACAACAAATGCATCATCAAAACGattatatgaatatgatttTCGACCATATTCACCGGATTTAGATGCATTAAGTTTGGAACCATCACAATCATATTTATCATATAGTGGATCAATACGAAAacgaaatcaatttcaacagGCCATTGAAGAACGTGAAgaaattaaatcaacaacCGAAACAAATGTTTATGATTGGAAACGTTATGaatga